From a single Myotis daubentonii chromosome 5, mMyoDau2.1, whole genome shotgun sequence genomic region:
- the RNF187 gene encoding E3 ubiquitin-protein ligase RNF187, whose protein sequence is MISGCDKVGDPPARVKRSVDRTRGWRTPLPGPCVQRPVGSRPAHPGRHPCFGPAQRLRFPSAPPSRSALSGLCPSPSPRVPAAALALPAGPAEAACALCQRAPREPVRADCGHCFCRACVVRFWAEEDGPFPCPECADDCWQRAVEPGRPPLSRRLLALEEAAAAPTRDGAASEAALQLLCRVDGGPLCAACRMAAGPEPPEWEPRWRKVLRGKENKGSVEIMRKDLNDARDLHGQAESAAAVWKGHVMDRRKKALTDYKKLRAFFVEEEERFLQEAEKEEGSPEDEDADPAERFRSLLQALSELERRHRNLGLSMLLQ, encoded by the exons ATGATTTCGGGGTGCGACAAAGTGGGTGACCCACCGGCCAGAGTGAAGCGCTCCGTTGACAGGACCCGCGGGTGGCGTACACCACTGCCAGGACCGTGCGTGCAGCGTCCAGTCGGTTCCCGCCCTGCGCATCCTGGTCGGCATCCTTGTTTCGGTCCAGCGCAACGTCTGCGCTTTCCGTCTGCGCCCCCATCCCGGTCCGCGCTCTCCGGCCTCTGCCCCTCGCCCTCTCCAAGGGTACCCGCCGCAGCCCTGGCGCTCCCCGCGGGCCCCGCCGAGGCCGCCTGCGCCCTGTGCCAGCGCGCGCCCCGCGAGCCGGTGCGCGCCGACTGCGGCCACTGCTTCTGCCGGGCGTGCGTGGTGCGCTTCTGGGCCGAGGAGGACGGGCCCTTCCCTTGCCCCGAGTGCGCCGATGACTGCTGGCAGCGCGCTGTGGAGCCCGGCCGCCCGCCGCTCAGCCGCCGCCTGCTGGCGCTCGAGGAGGCGGCCGCCGCACCCACGCGCGACGGCGCGGCCTCGGAGGCGGCGCTGCAGCTGCTGTGTCGCGTCGACGGGGGTCCGCTGTGCGCCGCCTGCCGAATGGCGGCGGGGCCCGAGCCACCCGAGTGGGAGCCCCGCTGGAGGAAGGTGCTGCGCGGCAAG GAGAATAAGGGGTCTGTGGAGATCATGAGGAAAGATCTGAATGATGCCCGGGACCTGCATGGCCAGGCCGAGTCTGCTGCTGCTGTGTGGAAG GGACACGTGATGGACCGCAGGAAGAAGGCCCTGACCGACTACAAGAAGCTCCGGGCTTTCtttgtggaggaggaggagcgcttcctgcaggaggcagaaaaAGAGGAGGGGTCCCCCGAAGATGAGGATGCTGACCCTGCAGAGAGGTTCAggtccctcctgcaggccctgtcGGAGCTGGAGCGGAGGCACCGCAACCTGGGCCTTAGCATGCTGCTCCAG tga